Below is a window of Leptospira kanakyensis DNA.
AGAGCAATAAAGCAGATGAATCATCACTGCTATTCTGCTTCAGCGAACAATCAGTAAAAAAAGAAATGTTTAATAAGATTACGAATGAGAACTGTTTTAAGATTTGGAATTTTGATTTTATAGCCATTTGGATACCTCTTCTAATATTAAATTGCCAAAGAACCAATTTGGCCCTTTGGCAATTCCAACCTTTTGAATACTATAAGATTGGTCTTGTGGATACGTGAACTTTAGTTGCTGTTAACAATGTAGTATTTGAAATACGGAAATATGCAGAAAGGGCATCCGTTGTTGCCAAGACATTGGATGCATCAGGCCAAGCAGAATACTTAATAACCGCATTATCATTATTAAGCGATCCACGAACTCTACAATCAGCACCATTTACACCCGTTGCCCAAAAATGAACCGTAGGAGCGGTAGTCGTAGAATTTCCAATACTGATACAAACATCATTCCCATTTGCTAATGATACAGTTGGGTTTGCTCCAGCATCCATTTGGCCACCTTGGTAATTTCCATAATCTTTGTTACGAAACCAAGCGTAAGGGTTAGGACTAGAAACAGATTTACCTACAACGAAAATATATTGGCCAGTCAAAGTGGGGGTCGTAGTCGTAGGAGCTGTTTTATACCCTAAGAAAAAATACATGTACCCATTGTCCCCTAAAGCTTTTAGGTTTTCGAAACGAAAGAAATTTCCATTTCCTGCATTCGGTTTGCAGAGAGCTGTATAAGAACCGGATGTATAAGTTTCATCGATGGTTTTCTCACAAACCGTATTTGGATCTTCATAGTTAGCAGCAAGAGCTAACAAACCAAGGGAAGTATTATTATTGTCGTTCGATTCTCCAGGACAACCGATCGAAAGGGAACCTACGAGAAGTAGGCAGAAAAGAAGCGTCAATTTGTGGGTTAGTTTCATTAGACATTTTCCTAAAAGAGAATGAGTCTCATTTTTTGTACCCTTGAAATCCGTCAAGTACTTTGAGACTCAATCTCTTTTCTGTTGACTCAGATTCCCTACCCTTTGAACCTTGGATCATGATCCAATCCAACCAAAACAAAACATTAGCTACCTTCTTAGTTTGCCTAATGTTACTATCATCCGCCGCAAACGCAGAAACAAACCAACGAATTGTTTCCGTAAACGGAACCACTACCGAAATCATTTATGCACTCAAACTAGAAAACCAATTGGTTGCGGTAGATTCCACTTCTTACTATCCCAAACAAGCGTTAACTCTTCCAAACGTTGGTTACCAAAGGACATTAGCAACGGAAGGGATTTTGAATGTAAAACCCACACAAGTCATTGGACTTGAGTCAGCTGGACCACCTGCGACCATTCAAAATTTAAAAGATGCAAGGATTCCTCTTTTATTATTCCCAGATGAGTTTAAACTAGAGACTCCCGTAACCCGAGTGTTAGAGATTGGAAAGTTATTCGGTAAACAAAAAGAAGCTGAAAACTTAGCGAAATCCATTCGAGAACAAATCCAAAAATTAAAAATGAATAAAACTAACGTGAAAGTTTTATTCATTTATTCAAGAAACCCAAGTTCTGTTTATATATCTGGAACTGGAACCGCGGCACATTCCATGATCGAACTTTCTGGAGCCAAAAATGCAATAACCGAATTTACAGAGTACAAACCTCTTACCAGTGAAGCTCTTGTAAAAGCTAATCCCGATATCATTCTTATGCCAGAGAAATCAGCGCAAGGATTCGGTGGAGAAAAGGCTATTTGGGAAATTAACGGTATGGAACTCACTCGAGCCGGCAAAGAAAAAAGATTAATCGTATTAGATGATTTGCTTCTACTTGGATTTGGACCACGACTTCCTCTCGCTCTAAAAACACTCAATGATCAATGGAAACAGTTGGAATGAAGAAAAAGTTTCTCTTTATTATCTTCTGTACCGGCTTTGCCATTTTTTCTGCACTTGCGTCGTCCTTCCTCGGCGCAATGGACATTCATTGGAAAGATTTATTTTTAAGTGAGACAATAGAATCTCGAGTTTTTTTTGAACTTCGGCTACCAAGAATCCTTCTCGGACTTATGGTAGGAGGTTCGCTTGCTTGGTCTGGTGCATTGGCTCAAGGTTTATTTCGAAATCCCATCGTTGATCCCGGTCTCATTGGAATCACAGCAGGTTGTGCTCTCTTTGCTGCGATCGCCATAGTTCTTGGAAGTTCGATTCCTTTTTTACACTCTATTTGGAGTGTTGTTGTTTTTTCTTTTGTTGGTGGAGTTCTATTCTCCTTTATCATTTTCTTTTTTGCAAAATCAAAAGGAAGAACAGATGTTTTTTCCATGTTACTCTCAGGGATAGCAGTAAATGCTATTTGTATATCTGCCATTGGTGTTTTGAGTTATTTCGCTAACGAAGCACAACTCAGAAATCTTTCCCTTTGGAATATGGGAAGTTTAGGTGGTGCCTCTTGGAGTCTTTTGAAATCCTTTTCTTGTTTTTTTGTTTTACCACTTCTTGTTAGTCCCTTTATCGCCAAACAATTGAATGTTTTTATTTTAGGAGAACGTGAAGCCACACATCTCGGGATATCCACTGAAATTTTAAAAACCATCATCATTCTTTTGATAGGTGTAAGTGTCGGGACATGTATTTCAATCGTTGGTAATATTGGATTTGTTGGTTTGGCAGTACCACATATCGTCAGACTAGCCATTGGACAAGACTACAGATATCTTCTCATCACAACTTATATACTGGGTGGGGGGTTACTCTGTTTTGCAGATGCCATCTGTCGAGTGATCATCGCTCCATCCGAAATTCCAGTTGGGATCGCAACGGCTCTACTCGGCGCCCCATTCTTTCTTAGCCTAATTAGAAAAAGGATGCACTCCACATGACAATACAAGCAATCGATATAGACTATTCAATAGGATCCAAAAAAATTCTCTCAAACATTGAATTAGAAATTCACCCTGGCGAACTTCATGTTCTGATCGGAAGAAATGGTGCAGGAAAATCAACGTTATTTCATATGTTATGTGGTGACGTTTATCCTGAAAAAGGAAATCTTTATTTAGATGGAATTGAACTAAGAAATTATTCCAAAAGTCAATTGGCAAAACTAAGAGCTGTTCTCACACAAGAAACGAACATAACTTTTCCGATTCATTCCGAAGCTGTGATTGCTCTTGGTCGGCATCCACATGTTACAGACATACAGAGAGACAAAGAAATTGTTCAAACATGTTTGAAGATTACCGACTCTATTGAACAAAGAGAACAAAACTATGCAACATTATCTGGCGGCGAAAGGCAAAAGATTAACTTCGGAAGGATCTTGGCCCAGGCCTGGGAAACTCCTCCTCGTTATATATTCCTAGATGAACCAGTATCAGCTTTAGATATCCCCAACCAATATAAAACTCTCAATATTTGTAGGCATATGGCAAACCAAGGATATGCCGTATTTATGATCTTACACGACCTAAACCTTGCTGCGCAGTATGCAGACAAAGTAACCCTACTTCACAAGGGCAGTATTGTTAAATCTGGGAAACCAAACGAAGTATTAACAATCGAAAATTTAGAAACAGCATTTGGAATCAAAACAAGGATCCTAAATGCACCAGAAGGTAATTTTATCATTCCAGAAATTATAGGAGAAACAATATGAATGAAAACTTAAAACAACAATGGGAAAATCTTACAAAAGAAATGCCCAAACTCAGGATTCGCGATGCGGCAAAACACTTAAATGTGAGTGAAGCAGAATT
It encodes the following:
- a CDS encoding heme/hemin ABC transporter substrate-binding protein, with amino-acid sequence MRLNLFSVDSDSLPFEPWIMIQSNQNKTLATFLVCLMLLSSAANAETNQRIVSVNGTTTEIIYALKLENQLVAVDSTSYYPKQALTLPNVGYQRTLATEGILNVKPTQVIGLESAGPPATIQNLKDARIPLLLFPDEFKLETPVTRVLEIGKLFGKQKEAENLAKSIREQIQKLKMNKTNVKVLFIYSRNPSSVYISGTGTAAHSMIELSGAKNAITEFTEYKPLTSEALVKANPDIILMPEKSAQGFGGEKAIWEINGMELTRAGKEKRLIVLDDLLLLGFGPRLPLALKTLNDQWKQLE
- a CDS encoding FecCD family ABC transporter permease; amino-acid sequence: MKKKFLFIIFCTGFAIFSALASSFLGAMDIHWKDLFLSETIESRVFFELRLPRILLGLMVGGSLAWSGALAQGLFRNPIVDPGLIGITAGCALFAAIAIVLGSSIPFLHSIWSVVVFSFVGGVLFSFIIFFFAKSKGRTDVFSMLLSGIAVNAICISAIGVLSYFANEAQLRNLSLWNMGSLGGASWSLLKSFSCFFVLPLLVSPFIAKQLNVFILGEREATHLGISTEILKTIIILLIGVSVGTCISIVGNIGFVGLAVPHIVRLAIGQDYRYLLITTYILGGGLLCFADAICRVIIAPSEIPVGIATALLGAPFFLSLIRKRMHST
- a CDS encoding heme ABC transporter ATP-binding protein; protein product: MTIQAIDIDYSIGSKKILSNIELEIHPGELHVLIGRNGAGKSTLFHMLCGDVYPEKGNLYLDGIELRNYSKSQLAKLRAVLTQETNITFPIHSEAVIALGRHPHVTDIQRDKEIVQTCLKITDSIEQREQNYATLSGGERQKINFGRILAQAWETPPRYIFLDEPVSALDIPNQYKTLNICRHMANQGYAVFMILHDLNLAAQYADKVTLLHKGSIVKSGKPNEVLTIENLETAFGIKTRILNAPEGNFIIPEIIGETI